A part of Candidatus Dadabacteria bacterium genomic DNA contains:
- a CDS encoding acyl-CoA dehydrogenase: MLASALTQEQRLIKNLVSEFAEKEIRPVASEIDKTSTFPSEIVEKLFDLGFMGHFIEERYGGSGLDYLSYVIAIEEISRACASTGTIVMAHNSLACAPIIDFGTEEQKEEYLSRMCRGAIGCFALSEPESGSDAAAIKTSAVKKGGVYILNGTKSWITNGREAEVAVVFAKTDKRKRSSGITAFIIDLDAPGISLGKSESKLGIKGTSTSQIVFENCEVPASRVLGKEEGGFKVAMKTLDAGRIGVAAQAVGIAQAVLDSSTRYSLERGAFGKKISDFQGIQFMLADMATRIEASRLLTCKAALMKDRGEKYAKHSSMAKLYASETAMWVATKGIQIHGGNGYTTDYPVERHFRDAKITEIYEGTSEIQRIVIARQVLSESL; this comes from the coding sequence ATGCTCGCTTCGGCTCTTACGCAAGAGCAGCGTTTAATTAAAAATCTCGTCTCGGAGTTTGCCGAAAAGGAAATCAGGCCGGTTGCCTCCGAAATTGACAAAACCAGCACTTTCCCCTCGGAGATCGTGGAAAAACTGTTCGATCTTGGTTTTATGGGCCATTTCATTGAAGAGCGCTACGGAGGAAGCGGTCTTGACTACCTCTCATACGTAATCGCCATTGAGGAGATATCACGGGCGTGTGCTTCAACCGGGACGATAGTTATGGCTCATAATTCCCTTGCGTGCGCTCCGATTATTGATTTCGGCACCGAGGAGCAAAAAGAAGAATATCTGTCGCGGATGTGCCGGGGGGCCATAGGGTGCTTCGCTCTTAGCGAACCCGAGTCGGGTTCGGATGCGGCAGCCATAAAGACAAGCGCCGTGAAAAAAGGCGGGGTTTACATTCTTAACGGAACGAAAAGCTGGATTACGAACGGTCGCGAGGCGGAAGTCGCCGTGGTTTTCGCAAAGACCGATAAAAGGAAACGAAGCAGTGGGATCACGGCATTTATCATTGATCTTGATGCTCCCGGAATCTCTCTTGGAAAATCGGAAAGCAAGCTCGGAATAAAGGGGACGAGCACCTCGCAGATTGTCTTTGAGAACTGCGAGGTGCCGGCGAGCCGGGTTCTTGGCAAAGAGGAAGGAGGTTTTAAGGTCGCCATGAAAACTCTTGATGCGGGAAGAATAGGGGTCGCGGCCCAGGCCGTGGGGATAGCGCAAGCGGTTCTCGATTCCTCAACGCGGTATTCTCTGGAAAGGGGGGCTTTCGGCAAGAAGATCTCAGATTTTCAGGGGATACAGTTCATGCTTGCCGACATGGCGACTAGGATCGAGGCCTCGAGGTTGCTTACCTGCAAGGCGGCCTTGATGAAAGATCGCGGAGAAAAATACGCCAAGCACTCATCCATGGCTAAGCTCTACGCTTCTGAGACAGCGATGTGGGTGGCGACCAAGGGCATTCAGATACACGGAGGAAATGGATATACGACCGATTATCCGGTGGAACGGCATTTCCGCGACGCCAAGATAACGGAGATATATGAAGGAACCTCTGAGATACAGAGGATCGTTATCGCCAGGCAGGTTCTTTCCGAGTCGCTCTAA
- a CDS encoding glutamine--tRNA ligase/YqeY domain fusion protein, with amino-acid sequence MKSKTDKDGSPESEDFIRTKIRSDLQGGIAKPVTRFPPEPNGYLHIGHAKSICLNFGIAEEFAGTCNLRFDDTNPSKEDVTYEEAIKEDVRWLGFDWEDRIYYASDYFEQLYEYALGLISEGKAYVDDLSAEEIREYRGTLSEPGRESPSRERSVEENLKLFRAMRDGDYDDGQYVLRAKIDMASGNMNMRDPVMYRIMKKPHARTGDYWSIYPMYDWAHGQSDSIEGITHSLCTLEFEDHRPLYDWFIAQLGIYHSQQIEFARLNLSYTVLSKRNLMKLVSEGYVSGWDDPRMPTISGLRRRGYTPESIRDFCRKIGITKQDSMIDVELLEHSVREDLNKRAQRVMAVLDPLKVVIINYPEDAEEELEAVNNPEDPSMGKRKVPFSKELFIERDDFMEDPPKKFYRLSPGSEVRLRYAYIVRCVGFERDPTTGEVTEVHCEYDPETRGGSAPDGRKVRGTIHWVCAKNASRVTVRLYDRLFTVPNPMADKQREFTEFLNPDSLQVLEDCVAERALVNVVNPLGINYQFERKGYFILDSVDSASGAPVFNRTVSLRDSWSRRSEGKRA; translated from the coding sequence ATGAAATCGAAGACGGACAAAGACGGATCTCCGGAATCCGAAGATTTCATAAGAACCAAGATAAGAAGCGATCTTCAGGGCGGTATCGCAAAGCCCGTTACCCGTTTTCCTCCCGAGCCCAACGGCTATCTCCATATAGGCCATGCGAAATCCATATGTCTTAATTTCGGTATAGCCGAGGAATTTGCCGGAACATGCAACCTGCGCTTTGACGACACCAATCCCTCAAAGGAAGACGTAACATATGAAGAGGCTATCAAGGAAGACGTCAGATGGCTCGGGTTTGACTGGGAGGATAGGATCTATTACGCCTCTGATTATTTCGAGCAGCTCTATGAATACGCCCTTGGACTGATAAGCGAGGGGAAGGCCTACGTGGACGACCTGAGTGCTGAGGAAATAAGAGAATACCGGGGAACGCTTTCGGAACCCGGCAGGGAGAGCCCTTCTAGGGAGAGATCTGTTGAGGAGAACCTGAAGCTTTTCCGGGCTATGAGAGACGGGGATTACGACGATGGACAGTACGTGCTTCGGGCGAAAATAGACATGGCCTCGGGCAATATGAACATGCGCGACCCGGTCATGTACCGGATAATGAAGAAGCCCCATGCCCGCACCGGGGATTACTGGTCCATTTATCCGATGTATGACTGGGCCCACGGACAGAGCGACTCCATTGAGGGCATCACACATTCGCTCTGCACTCTTGAGTTTGAGGACCACCGGCCTCTTTACGACTGGTTTATCGCCCAGCTCGGCATATATCATTCCCAGCAGATTGAGTTCGCGAGGCTCAACCTCAGCTACACGGTTCTCAGCAAAAGAAATCTCATGAAGCTGGTTTCCGAGGGATACGTAAGCGGGTGGGACGATCCCAGGATGCCCACGATCTCGGGATTGCGCAGAAGAGGATACACCCCTGAGTCGATAAGGGATTTCTGTCGGAAAATAGGTATCACGAAACAGGACAGCATGATAGACGTGGAGCTTCTCGAGCACAGCGTAAGGGAAGATCTTAACAAGAGGGCGCAGAGGGTTATGGCGGTGCTTGACCCGCTGAAGGTGGTGATAATTAATTATCCCGAAGACGCAGAAGAGGAGCTCGAAGCGGTAAACAATCCGGAAGATCCCTCCATGGGAAAAAGAAAGGTTCCTTTTTCAAAAGAGCTTTTCATTGAAAGGGATGATTTCATGGAGGATCCGCCGAAAAAGTTCTACAGGCTCTCCCCCGGTTCCGAAGTGCGCCTGCGCTACGCCTACATAGTGAGGTGCGTGGGTTTTGAGCGCGACCCGACGACCGGAGAGGTAACCGAGGTTCACTGTGAATACGACCCCGAAACAAGAGGCGGGAGCGCGCCTGACGGAAGAAAGGTAAGAGGCACCATACACTGGGTTTGCGCGAAAAACGCCTCGAGGGTGACCGTAAGACTCTACGACAGACTTTTTACCGTTCCCAATCCTATGGCCGACAAGCAGAGGGAATTCACCGAATTTCTGAATCCCGATTCACTGCAGGTCCTTGAAGACTGCGTGGCAGAACGGGCTCTTGTGAATGTGGTAAATCCGTTGGGGATTAACTACCAGTTTGAGAGGAAGGGGTATTTCATCCTTGATTCCGTGGATTCGGCTTCTGGCGCGCCTGTTTTTAACAGGACGGTTTCCCTTAGGGATTCATGGAGCCGCCGCTCGGAGGGCAAAAGGGCCTGA
- a CDS encoding thioredoxin family protein, with amino-acid sequence MVKTLSTMIPLGSEAPDFRLPDAVSGSELSLGDLKSDVATVLMFICNHCPYVKHLQDGLVEVADEYISKGVSFIAINSNDIENYPDDSPERMKEVAEEKGYSFPYLFDETQEIAKVYDAACTPDFFVYDRDLKCIYRGQFDDSRPGNGKPVTGKDMRMALDSIIAGQTIEWEQIPSIGCNIKWK; translated from the coding sequence ATGGTTAAGACTCTATCGACGATGATTCCCTTGGGGAGCGAGGCTCCCGACTTCCGGTTGCCGGATGCTGTAAGCGGTAGCGAACTGTCGCTTGGCGATCTCAAGTCGGATGTTGCCACGGTGCTTATGTTTATATGCAACCATTGTCCTTACGTAAAGCACCTGCAGGATGGGCTGGTGGAAGTTGCCGATGAGTACATTTCCAAGGGAGTTTCCTTCATAGCGATAAATTCAAACGACATTGAGAACTATCCTGATGATTCTCCCGAGAGAATGAAGGAAGTTGCAGAGGAAAAGGGATACTCGTTTCCCTATCTGTTCGATGAGACGCAGGAGATCGCCAAGGTCTATGATGCTGCCTGCACCCCCGACTTTTTCGTTTACGACCGCGACCTGAAATGCATATACAGGGGGCAGTTTGACGACTCAAGACCCGGAAACGGAAAACCGGTTACCGGAAAGGATATGCGTATGGCACTCGACTCCATTATAGCGGGCCAGACAATCGAATGGGAACAGATTCCGAGCATCGGGTGCAACATAAAATGGAAATAG
- a CDS encoding GNAT family N-acetyltransferase codes for MKEVTVRKATGDDAEAMALILREIGWSERRNSLSLEEVSSPIRDLILQADGDPEGHTMYVACDSGGRVLGFTTVHWVPFVMLGSYEGYVSDLFVSPSASGMGAGSRLIEAVMEEGKKRDVYRLMVTNGKDKPSYLRGFYRKKGWTERPKVANFTYYYKEPWS; via the coding sequence TTGAAAGAAGTCACCGTAAGAAAAGCCACGGGCGACGATGCGGAGGCGATGGCCCTGATACTGAGAGAGATCGGCTGGTCTGAGAGAAGGAACTCCCTTTCACTTGAGGAAGTGTCGTCTCCGATTCGGGATCTCATACTTCAAGCAGACGGAGATCCGGAAGGGCACACCATGTACGTCGCATGTGATTCCGGGGGAAGGGTCCTCGGGTTTACCACCGTTCACTGGGTACCGTTCGTTATGCTCGGAAGCTACGAGGGCTACGTCTCGGACCTGTTTGTAAGTCCTTCGGCAAGCGGAATGGGGGCTGGGAGCCGTCTTATCGAAGCAGTTATGGAAGAAGGTAAGAAAAGGGATGTTTACCGTCTGATGGTGACCAACGGCAAGGACAAGCCATCGTATCTGCGGGGCTTTTACAGAAAAAAAGGGTGGACGGAGCGGCCGAAGGTCGCTAACTTTACCTACTACTACAAGGAGCCTTGGTCTTAA
- a CDS encoding acetyl-CoA C-acetyltransferase: MEKVVLSEPLRTAIGTFGGTLKDVSAVDLGTAVLKEIINRASLPPEQVDDCIMGNILGAGQGQNPARQISINSGLKAETPAITINRVCGSGLQSVVNAAQAIKSGDCECIVAGGMESMSVAPFYLRKARWGYKMSTPSDELVDGILCDGLMDAFNDYHMGVTAENLAERYEISRERQDEFAYSSQMKAKAAMESGKFTSQIVPVSVPGRRGSSVQFDTDEHPRPDVTLENISKLRPVFKKDGTVTAANSSGINDGAAALIVTSESKAEKLGLNPLGSIKSYAISGVDPAIMGIGPVPAMRMALDKAGLGIDDIDLVELNEAFAAQSLAVLSDFPIAEEKLNINGGAIALGHPVGATGAVLLVKLLHEFENVRPGGYGMVSLCMGGGMGIAMIVEKM, from the coding sequence ATGGAAAAAGTCGTGCTTTCAGAGCCACTTAGAACCGCGATAGGGACGTTCGGAGGAACGCTTAAGGATGTCTCCGCGGTTGATCTAGGGACGGCGGTCTTAAAGGAGATTATAAACAGGGCGTCCCTGCCGCCCGAACAGGTGGATGACTGCATAATGGGCAACATACTGGGAGCGGGACAAGGGCAGAATCCGGCGAGGCAGATATCGATTAATTCCGGATTAAAGGCTGAGACCCCCGCGATTACCATTAACAGGGTCTGTGGTTCGGGCCTTCAGTCCGTCGTGAATGCAGCCCAGGCCATAAAGTCCGGCGACTGCGAATGCATTGTGGCAGGAGGGATGGAAAGCATGAGCGTGGCTCCCTTCTATCTTCGGAAAGCCAGGTGGGGATACAAGATGTCAACGCCTTCCGATGAGCTTGTGGACGGAATTCTGTGTGACGGGCTCATGGATGCGTTTAACGATTACCACATGGGCGTTACGGCGGAGAACCTTGCGGAGAGATATGAAATATCAAGGGAGCGCCAGGACGAGTTCGCTTACTCAAGCCAGATGAAAGCCAAAGCCGCGATGGAGAGCGGGAAATTCACCTCCCAGATAGTTCCGGTGTCTGTTCCCGGGCGAAGGGGCAGTTCCGTTCAGTTTGACACTGACGAGCATCCGAGGCCGGATGTTACGCTTGAGAATATCTCGAAGTTAAGACCGGTTTTCAAGAAAGACGGCACGGTAACCGCGGCAAACTCATCGGGCATTAACGACGGAGCCGCCGCCTTGATCGTTACGTCTGAGAGCAAAGCGGAAAAACTGGGCCTGAATCCGCTTGGGTCGATTAAGTCCTACGCAATCTCCGGTGTTGACCCTGCGATCATGGGGATCGGTCCGGTTCCCGCAATGCGCATGGCTCTTGACAAAGCCGGGCTCGGAATCGACGATATCGATCTGGTTGAACTCAACGAAGCCTTCGCGGCGCAGTCCCTTGCCGTACTGAGCGATTTTCCCATTGCGGAGGAGAAACTGAACATAAACGGCGGAGCCATAGCGCTCGGGCACCCGGTGGGGGCCACGGGGGCGGTGCTGCTCGTAAAACTTCTTCATGAATTTGAAAACGTCCGCCCCGGCGGGTACGGAATGGTTTCTCTGTGCATGGGAGGCGGTATGGGTATAGCAATGATTGTCGAAAAAATGTAA
- the purU gene encoding formyltetrahydrofolate deformylase encodes MPEKQEEAILLVHSPDRPGLVHAVTNFIFEYGGNIHALQHCVDTNDMVTFIRAKWGMDGFTLSREETEEVFREKVAKKLDMKFEVFFTGDIPRMAVFVSKLPHCLSDIIYRLRAREWDVEMPLVISNHPDLRDVAGLHGADFYVFDNVRDNKEEVEAEQLELLRSYDVDFIVLARYMQIFTENFVSHYPNRIMNIHHSFLPAFPGARPYHSAYERGVKVVGATCHYVTEELDSGPIIEQDVIKVNYDDSIDDLKRKGQDLEKLVLSNAIWSHINREILIYKNRTIVFNK; translated from the coding sequence ATGCCGGAAAAACAGGAAGAAGCAATTCTGCTAGTGCACTCCCCGGATCGCCCCGGTCTTGTTCACGCGGTCACCAACTTTATATTCGAATACGGGGGTAATATCCACGCGCTGCAGCATTGTGTTGACACAAACGACATGGTGACCTTTATCCGTGCCAAGTGGGGGATGGACGGCTTTACTCTCTCCCGCGAGGAGACGGAGGAAGTTTTCCGCGAGAAAGTAGCGAAGAAACTCGACATGAAATTCGAGGTTTTCTTTACGGGAGACATCCCGCGCATGGCGGTTTTCGTTTCCAAGCTTCCCCACTGCCTCTCGGACATAATTTACAGACTCCGCGCCAGGGAATGGGACGTTGAGATGCCCCTTGTGATAAGCAATCATCCGGATCTCAGGGATGTGGCAGGTCTTCATGGAGCGGATTTCTACGTGTTTGACAACGTTCGGGACAACAAGGAAGAAGTGGAGGCAGAGCAGCTTGAACTTCTTCGCAGCTACGATGTGGATTTCATAGTGCTTGCAAGGTATATGCAGATTTTTACCGAGAATTTCGTATCGCATTACCCCAACAGAATAATGAATATCCATCATTCGTTTCTTCCGGCCTTTCCTGGTGCGCGCCCTTATCACTCCGCGTATGAAAGAGGGGTTAAGGTGGTCGGAGCAACCTGTCATTACGTAACCGAGGAGCTAGATTCGGGACCCATAATAGAGCAGGACGTCATAAAGGTTAACTATGATGATTCGATAGACGACCTCAAAAGAAAGGGGCAGGATCTTGAGAAGCTTGTTCTTTCAAACGCGATCTGGTCCCATATAAACCGGGAGATTTTGATTTACAAAAACAGGACAATCGTATTCAATAAGTAG
- a CDS encoding 3-hydroxybutyryl-CoA dehydrogenase, with the protein MSESNINTVGIVGAGTMGSGIAELVASAGKNVVLLDIEKDIAEDAVAKIEKSLGRLARRGKIDKEQVTLIVSKIHPTEDYGDFSGADIVIEAASEDMDLKKAVFAKIEENAGEDTIIATNTSTLSVTELAMNTSRPEKVVGMHFFNPAPIMKLVEVINTAKTSPEILEETMEFARSLDKYPIMAKDRAGFVVNRILLPMINEAIFTLDEGIATAAEIDNAMKLGANHPIGPLALADLIGLDVTLSVLDVLYTEYGDQKFRPAPLLKEMVRAGNLGRKTGKGFFEYGRK; encoded by the coding sequence ATGTCCGAGTCAAACATAAACACTGTAGGTATCGTGGGGGCTGGCACTATGGGTTCAGGCATAGCGGAGCTTGTCGCCTCAGCGGGAAAAAACGTCGTTCTTTTGGATATTGAAAAGGATATTGCGGAGGATGCGGTCGCAAAAATAGAAAAAAGTCTTGGCAGACTGGCCCGAAGAGGCAAAATCGACAAGGAGCAGGTCACCCTCATCGTCTCAAAGATTCACCCGACCGAAGACTACGGTGATTTCAGCGGTGCGGATATCGTGATTGAGGCCGCAAGCGAGGATATGGATCTTAAAAAGGCGGTTTTTGCCAAGATCGAGGAGAACGCCGGAGAAGACACCATTATTGCCACTAACACATCAACTCTCTCAGTTACGGAGCTTGCCATGAACACCTCTAGGCCTGAAAAAGTTGTTGGAATGCACTTTTTTAATCCCGCACCGATAATGAAACTGGTTGAAGTAATCAATACTGCTAAAACATCGCCTGAGATCCTTGAGGAGACGATGGAATTTGCGCGGAGTCTTGATAAATATCCGATTATGGCAAAAGACAGGGCTGGATTCGTTGTAAATAGGATTCTGCTGCCGATGATAAACGAAGCGATTTTCACCCTTGATGAAGGGATTGCCACGGCGGCAGAGATTGATAATGCCATGAAACTCGGAGCAAATCATCCCATAGGGCCGCTTGCGCTTGCGGATCTTATAGGGCTTGACGTCACCCTGAGCGTACTTGACGTTCTCTACACAGAATATGGAGACCAGAAATTCAGACCCGCTCCCCTGCTTAAGGAAATGGTGAGGGCGGGGAATCTGGGCAGAAAGACTGGAAAAGGCTTTTTTGAATACGGCAGAAAGTAA
- a CDS encoding enoyl-CoA hydratase/isomerase family protein: MSWEIERIGDVAVVRMNSNPMNVMGEGFFSDLEEAFTTLESDHTESPVVLTSSQRAFSAGLDLKYHLSLFTAGDEEEIWQWYERFRGALLRVFTYERPVVAAVNGHAIAGGLILALCCDYRVCVDSVARFGLNEITIGFPVPSALAQIVLYVLGTAIAQQVMTTGFLYEPRDAVRLGFFDESHEADTLLSHCVEFAGQYGPSLIPGYAFSKRALRREVVANMEGACAEVDRELPKILRSPGVLESLGALVETLEKKKKQ; the protein is encoded by the coding sequence ATGAGCTGGGAAATTGAAAGAATTGGTGACGTCGCGGTCGTGCGCATGAACTCAAACCCGATGAACGTAATGGGCGAGGGCTTCTTCAGCGATCTTGAAGAGGCTTTCACGACGCTTGAGAGCGATCACACGGAAAGCCCCGTGGTGCTTACCTCTTCTCAGAGGGCTTTTTCCGCCGGTCTTGATCTTAAGTACCATCTTTCGCTTTTTACCGCTGGGGACGAAGAGGAAATCTGGCAGTGGTACGAGCGTTTTCGCGGCGCTTTGCTTCGGGTCTTTACTTATGAAAGACCTGTTGTGGCTGCGGTAAACGGTCACGCGATAGCGGGTGGACTTATACTGGCGCTCTGCTGCGATTACAGGGTATGCGTTGATTCAGTAGCAAGATTCGGTCTTAATGAAATCACCATAGGTTTTCCCGTTCCTTCGGCGCTAGCCCAGATCGTGCTTTACGTGCTGGGTACGGCAATTGCGCAGCAGGTCATGACAACAGGTTTTCTTTACGAACCCCGCGACGCCGTCAGACTCGGTTTTTTCGATGAAAGCCACGAAGCGGACACGCTTCTTTCTCACTGCGTTGAGTTCGCGGGGCAGTACGGTCCGTCGCTTATTCCCGGTTACGCCTTCTCTAAAAGGGCTCTTCGCCGCGAGGTCGTGGCGAATATGGAAGGAGCTTGTGCCGAAGTTGACAGGGAACTTCCGAAAATTCTGCGCAGCCCGGGGGTTTTGGAGAGCCTTGGGGCTCTGGTTGAAACCTTAGAAAAAAAGAAAAAACAATAA